Proteins from a genomic interval of Longimicrobiaceae bacterium:
- a CDS encoding ferritin-like domain-containing protein yields MDTQTTGQAGSRTPPTSEILDGLNDLLQLDHDAVGAYEIAIDKLQDRDHASQIAGFRRDHERHITELNEAIRGLGGTPRNEPHATGPFKQALQSLGGLAGDKGVLIAWRTNELLVRTKYDSYAAKANFWGDNLKRLVDRNALDEERHYEWVTRALEAMGVGTAEGLEQDVATRMRERSQGPSTLDTVRERVGEVTGRVGEVTGQARERVGEVTGQVRERAGAVPGQVREGVAGGLESAANRISHLVDDQQGGGRMAGVAGSVAGGMESTARFVREGNMQELRSDFENQVRRSPVQTLLAVAVAGFVIGRILR; encoded by the coding sequence TTGGACACTCAAACGACCGGTCAGGCGGGGAGCCGGACTCCCCCCACATCCGAGATCCTGGACGGCCTGAACGACCTCCTCCAGCTCGACCACGACGCGGTGGGCGCGTACGAGATCGCGATCGACAAGCTCCAGGACCGTGACCACGCCAGCCAGATCGCCGGCTTCAGGCGCGACCACGAGCGCCACATCACCGAGCTCAACGAGGCCATCCGGGGGCTGGGCGGCACGCCCAGGAACGAGCCGCACGCCACCGGGCCCTTCAAGCAGGCCCTGCAGAGCCTGGGCGGCCTCGCCGGAGACAAGGGGGTGCTGATCGCCTGGCGCACCAACGAGCTGCTGGTGCGCACCAAGTACGACTCGTACGCGGCGAAGGCGAACTTCTGGGGCGACAACCTGAAGCGCCTGGTGGACCGCAACGCGCTCGACGAGGAGCGTCACTACGAGTGGGTGACCCGGGCGCTCGAGGCCATGGGTGTGGGCACGGCCGAGGGGCTGGAGCAGGACGTGGCGACCCGGATGCGCGAGCGCAGCCAGGGCCCCAGCACCCTGGACACCGTGCGCGAGCGGGTGGGCGAGGTGACCGGGCGTGTCGGCGAGGTGACGGGGCAGGCGCGCGAGCGGGTCGGTGAGGTGACCGGCCAGGTGCGGGAACGGGCCGGCGCGGTCCCGGGGCAGGTGCGCGAAGGGGTGGCGGGCGGGCTGGAGTCGGCCGCAAACCGCATCTCGCACCTGGTGGACGACCAGCAGGGCGGCGGGCGCATGGCCGGCGTGGCGGGGAGCGTGGCCGGGGGGATGGAGAGCACCGCGCGCTTCGTGCGGGAGGGGAACATGCAGGAGCTGCGCAGCGACTTCGAGAACCAGGTCCGGCGCAGCCCCGTGCAGACGCTCCTGGCCGTCGCGGTGGCGGGTTTCGTGATCGGCCGGATCCTTCGCTAA